Proteins encoded in a region of the candidate division KSB1 bacterium genome:
- a CDS encoding glycosyltransferase → MKVLVIIPAFNEEKSIGSVLQDIPASLVSEVVVVNNNSTDDTANVARSHGATVLNEAQKGYGSACLTGINYAKKLKPDLVVFLDGDYSDFPDELPILLDEIAAGRDLVIGSRMLGNSEPGALLPQARLGNWLAVNLIRLFFGHRFTDLGPFRAIKWDKLVSLEMADKNFGWTVEMQLKAVRRGLKISEVPVSYRKRIGVSKVTGTFSGTIKAGSKILFMIFKYAVQKQKTHLN, encoded by the coding sequence ATGAAAGTTCTTGTGATCATTCCCGCTTTTAACGAAGAGAAATCGATTGGTTCGGTATTGCAGGATATTCCTGCAAGCCTGGTTTCTGAAGTTGTCGTCGTGAATAATAACTCAACCGATGATACCGCTAATGTTGCCCGGAGTCACGGAGCTACAGTTTTGAATGAAGCACAGAAGGGATATGGCAGCGCATGTCTAACCGGCATTAATTATGCAAAGAAACTCAAACCGGATTTGGTGGTTTTTTTAGATGGTGACTACAGCGATTTTCCGGACGAACTTCCAATATTATTGGATGAGATCGCTGCGGGCAGGGATCTTGTCATCGGTTCGCGTATGCTGGGCAACTCAGAGCCAGGTGCATTGTTACCCCAAGCACGTTTAGGAAATTGGTTGGCTGTTAATTTGATCCGCTTGTTTTTCGGACACAGGTTTACCGATTTAGGACCTTTTCGAGCAATAAAATGGGATAAACTCGTTTCCCTTGAAATGGCGGACAAAAATTTCGGCTGGACAGTCGAAATGCAACTCAAAGCGGTGAGAAGAGGATTGAAAATTTCTGAAGTGCCGGTCAGCTACCGAAAAAGAATCGGAGTTTCTAAAGTAACCGGTACTTTTTCAGGAACAATTAAGGCTGGCTCCAAGATTCTGTTTATGATTTTTAAATATGCGGTCCAAAAGCAGAAAACTCATCTCAACTAA
- a CDS encoding WbqC family protein, with protein MAQADIFVLTDDFQYTTHNSINRTQIKTVNGVAWLTVPVLTKGHRRETIRETLVDSSQNWQRKHWRTLSVNYTYSAYFEKYADFLEEIYLSKKWKYLIDLNLELIEFVKRSLNLSTKIVLSSDLNLKDKGSALLAKMSTALGCTAFLTERDFAIYLDRKPFYEKEVELIFFSFKAPEYYQLFGNFTPGLSIIDVLFNEGEVSRHLITGGQRF; from the coding sequence ATGGCTCAAGCTGATATTTTCGTTTTAACCGACGATTTTCAATATACGACTCATAATTCTATAAATCGCACTCAAATCAAAACCGTGAATGGGGTGGCTTGGTTGACCGTTCCGGTTCTGACTAAGGGACATCGAAGAGAAACTATTCGGGAAACGCTTGTCGATTCATCCCAAAACTGGCAAAGAAAACACTGGCGAACTTTGTCAGTAAATTACACCTATTCGGCCTATTTTGAAAAATATGCTGATTTTTTAGAAGAAATCTATCTTTCAAAAAAATGGAAATATTTAATCGATTTAAATCTAGAGTTGATTGAGTTTGTCAAAAGGTCATTGAATTTATCTACAAAAATTGTTCTGAGTTCTGACTTGAATTTAAAGGATAAGGGGAGCGCACTTCTCGCTAAAATGTCAACCGCTTTGGGGTGTACGGCTTTTCTAACTGAACGGGATTTTGCGATATATCTTGATAGAAAACCATTTTATGAAAAAGAAGTTGAACTAATTTTTTTTTCATTTAAAGCACCGGAATATTACCAATTATTCGGTAATTTTACCCCCGGGTTATCAATCATCGACGTTCTCTTTAATGAAGGGGAAGTGAGTCGACATTTGATTACTGGAGGACAACGATTTTAA